A part of Gossypium hirsutum isolate 1008001.06 chromosome A07, Gossypium_hirsutum_v2.1, whole genome shotgun sequence genomic DNA contains:
- the LOC107955225 gene encoding E3 ubiquitin-protein ligase CHIP isoform X3, protein MVSGSALSAAAKQAEQLRKDGNIYFKKDRFGAAIDAYTEAITLCPNVPVYWTNRALCHRRRNDWLKVEEDCRRAIQLDYNSVKALDLGRGANPKGYMVDEIWQELAKAKYMLWEHASSKRSWELQSLKEACEAALREKHFLDDSQPEGFLDEAGISHMKQLEVLRQVFRKAGEADIPGEFQVPDYLCCKITLDIFRDPVITPSGVTYERAVILDHLQKVGKFDPITREPLDQSQLVPNLAMKEAVQAYLDKHGWAYKLD, encoded by the exons atggtgtcaGGTTCGGCATTAAGCGCGGCAGCCAAACAAGCGGAGCAATTGAGGAAAGATGGCAACATTTATTTCAAGAAAGATCGTTTTGGGGCAGCCATCGATGCTTATACTGAG GCGATTACGTTATGCCCCAATGTTCCTGTATATTGGACGAATCGCGCTCTTTGCCATCGCAGACGGAA TGATTGGTTGAAAGTGGAAGAGGATTGCCGGCGAGCTATTCAGCTCGACTACAATTCTGTCAAG GCTTTGGATCTTGGAAGGGGTGCAAATCCAAAGGGTTATATGGTAGATGAGATTTGGCAGGAGCTTGCAAAAGCGAAGTACATGCTATGGGAGCATGCATCTTCCAAGCGTTCGTGGGAATTGCAAAGTTTGAA GGAGGCTTGTGAAGCTGCTCTTAGAGAAAAACATTTTCTTGATGATTCTCAACCAGAAGGTTTCTTAGATGAGGCTGGTATTTCTCATATGAAACAACTGGAGGTTCTGAGGCAAGTGTTTAGGAAAGCTGGTGAAGCTGACATCCCTGGTGAG TTTCAGGTGCCGGATTACTTGTGTTGTAAAATCACACTTGATATCTTCCGTGATCCTGTCATTACTCCAAGTGGAGTTACGTATGAGAGAGCAGTGATCCTTGACCATCTTCAGAAG GTTGGTAAATTTGATCCAATCACACGCGAACCGCTTGATCAATCCCAACTTGTACCGAACTTGGCAATGAAGGAAGCAGTCCAAGCATACTTAGATAAACATGGTTGGGCTTACAAATTGGACTAA
- the LOC107955225 gene encoding E3 ubiquitin-protein ligase CHIP isoform X1 yields MVSGSALSAAAKQAEQLRKDGNIYFKKDRFGAAIDAYTEAITLCPNVPVYWTNRALCHRRRNDWLKVEEDCRRAIQLDYNSVKAHYMLGLALLQKQKLDEGVKELQKALDLGRGANPKGYMVDEIWQELAKAKYMLWEHASSKRSWELQSLKEACEAALREKHFLDDSQPEGFLDEAGISHMKQLEVLRQVFRKAGEADIPGEFQVPDYLCCKITLDIFRDPVITPSGVTYERAVILDHLQKVGKFDPITREPLDQSQLVPNLAMKEAVQAYLDKHGWAYKLD; encoded by the exons atggtgtcaGGTTCGGCATTAAGCGCGGCAGCCAAACAAGCGGAGCAATTGAGGAAAGATGGCAACATTTATTTCAAGAAAGATCGTTTTGGGGCAGCCATCGATGCTTATACTGAG GCGATTACGTTATGCCCCAATGTTCCTGTATATTGGACGAATCGCGCTCTTTGCCATCGCAGACGGAA TGATTGGTTGAAAGTGGAAGAGGATTGCCGGCGAGCTATTCAGCTCGACTACAATTCTGTCAAG GCACACTACATGTTGGGACTTGCCTTACTTCAGAAGCAAAAATTAGATGAAGGGGTCAAGGAACTACAAAAG GCTTTGGATCTTGGAAGGGGTGCAAATCCAAAGGGTTATATGGTAGATGAGATTTGGCAGGAGCTTGCAAAAGCGAAGTACATGCTATGGGAGCATGCATCTTCCAAGCGTTCGTGGGAATTGCAAAGTTTGAA GGAGGCTTGTGAAGCTGCTCTTAGAGAAAAACATTTTCTTGATGATTCTCAACCAGAAGGTTTCTTAGATGAGGCTGGTATTTCTCATATGAAACAACTGGAGGTTCTGAGGCAAGTGTTTAGGAAAGCTGGTGAAGCTGACATCCCTGGTGAG TTTCAGGTGCCGGATTACTTGTGTTGTAAAATCACACTTGATATCTTCCGTGATCCTGTCATTACTCCAAGTGGAGTTACGTATGAGAGAGCAGTGATCCTTGACCATCTTCAGAAG GTTGGTAAATTTGATCCAATCACACGCGAACCGCTTGATCAATCCCAACTTGTACCGAACTTGGCAATGAAGGAAGCAGTCCAAGCATACTTAGATAAACATGGTTGGGCTTACAAATTGGACTAA
- the LOC107955225 gene encoding E3 ubiquitin-protein ligase CHIP isoform X4, which yields MVSGSALSAAAKQAEQLRKDGNIYFKKDRFGAAIDAYTEAITLCPNVPVYWTNRALCHRRRNDWLKVEEDCRRAIQLDYNSVKALDLGRGANPKGYMVDEIWQELAKAKYMLWEHASSKRSWELQSLKEACEAALREKHFLDDSQPEGFLDEAGISHMKQLEVLRQVFRKAGEADIPGEVPDYLCCKITLDIFRDPVITPSGVTYERAVILDHLQKVGKFDPITREPLDQSQLVPNLAMKEAVQAYLDKHGWAYKLD from the exons atggtgtcaGGTTCGGCATTAAGCGCGGCAGCCAAACAAGCGGAGCAATTGAGGAAAGATGGCAACATTTATTTCAAGAAAGATCGTTTTGGGGCAGCCATCGATGCTTATACTGAG GCGATTACGTTATGCCCCAATGTTCCTGTATATTGGACGAATCGCGCTCTTTGCCATCGCAGACGGAA TGATTGGTTGAAAGTGGAAGAGGATTGCCGGCGAGCTATTCAGCTCGACTACAATTCTGTCAAG GCTTTGGATCTTGGAAGGGGTGCAAATCCAAAGGGTTATATGGTAGATGAGATTTGGCAGGAGCTTGCAAAAGCGAAGTACATGCTATGGGAGCATGCATCTTCCAAGCGTTCGTGGGAATTGCAAAGTTTGAA GGAGGCTTGTGAAGCTGCTCTTAGAGAAAAACATTTTCTTGATGATTCTCAACCAGAAGGTTTCTTAGATGAGGCTGGTATTTCTCATATGAAACAACTGGAGGTTCTGAGGCAAGTGTTTAGGAAAGCTGGTGAAGCTGACATCCCTGGTGAG GTGCCGGATTACTTGTGTTGTAAAATCACACTTGATATCTTCCGTGATCCTGTCATTACTCCAAGTGGAGTTACGTATGAGAGAGCAGTGATCCTTGACCATCTTCAGAAG GTTGGTAAATTTGATCCAATCACACGCGAACCGCTTGATCAATCCCAACTTGTACCGAACTTGGCAATGAAGGAAGCAGTCCAAGCATACTTAGATAAACATGGTTGGGCTTACAAATTGGACTAA
- the LOC107955227 gene encoding uncharacterized protein produces the protein MWQMFGGIVATRENTWAPSSGVLPSGVPMRDDTPNEGLGDSDENSNENESILPNEVPSNPPRETPNRRKETLGVVHGKGKKSSSSRKSSRDSLATHIEKLCESMANPRKSVNEIVFPHSEYTISNAMDALCDLGDEIPKKDELYYFAIKMFQISVKREVFLNLDPDVRVWWLRREYAEQNPIASFSSLVATSSFPFQPYHPSPPPQAP, from the coding sequence ATGTGGCAAATGTTTGGTGGCATTGTAGCCACTAGAGAGAATACATGGGCACCTTCGTCTGGTGTTCTTCCAAGTGGGGTTCCTATGAGAGATGATACACCTAATGAGGGACTTGGTGATTCAGATGAAAATAGTAATGAGAATGAAAGTATCCTTCCTAATGAGGTACCATCAAACCCTCCTCGTGAAACTCCTAATCGAAGAAAGGAAACACTTGGGGTTGTACACGgcaaaggaaaaaaatcaagttcaagtagaaaatcatcaagaGATTCATTGGCTACTCatattgagaaattgtgtgagaGTATGGCTAATCCAAGGAAGTCAGTGAATGAAATTGTTTTTCCTCACTCTgaatatactatttcaaatgcaatggaTGCTTTGTGTGATTTGggagatgaaattccaaaaaaagaTGAATTGTACTATTTTGCCATCAAAATGTTCCAAATATCGGTGAAACGAGAAgtgtttttgaacttagatccagatgttagggtttggtggcttcgacgtgagtatgctgaacaaaatccaattgcatcattttcatccttgGTAGCAACATCCTCCTTTCCCTTCCAACCATACCATCCATCACCTCCACCACAAGCTCCttag
- the LOC107955225 gene encoding E3 ubiquitin-protein ligase CHIP isoform X2: MVSGSALSAAAKQAEQLRKDGNIYFKKDRFGAAIDAYTEAITLCPNVPVYWTNRALCHRRRNDWLKVEEDCRRAIQLDYNSVKAHYMLGLALLQKQKLDEGVKELQKALDLGRGANPKGYMVDEIWQELAKAKYMLWEHASSKRSWELQSLKEACEAALREKHFLDDSQPEGFLDEAGISHMKQLEVLRQVFRKAGEADIPGEVPDYLCCKITLDIFRDPVITPSGVTYERAVILDHLQKVGKFDPITREPLDQSQLVPNLAMKEAVQAYLDKHGWAYKLD, translated from the exons atggtgtcaGGTTCGGCATTAAGCGCGGCAGCCAAACAAGCGGAGCAATTGAGGAAAGATGGCAACATTTATTTCAAGAAAGATCGTTTTGGGGCAGCCATCGATGCTTATACTGAG GCGATTACGTTATGCCCCAATGTTCCTGTATATTGGACGAATCGCGCTCTTTGCCATCGCAGACGGAA TGATTGGTTGAAAGTGGAAGAGGATTGCCGGCGAGCTATTCAGCTCGACTACAATTCTGTCAAG GCACACTACATGTTGGGACTTGCCTTACTTCAGAAGCAAAAATTAGATGAAGGGGTCAAGGAACTACAAAAG GCTTTGGATCTTGGAAGGGGTGCAAATCCAAAGGGTTATATGGTAGATGAGATTTGGCAGGAGCTTGCAAAAGCGAAGTACATGCTATGGGAGCATGCATCTTCCAAGCGTTCGTGGGAATTGCAAAGTTTGAA GGAGGCTTGTGAAGCTGCTCTTAGAGAAAAACATTTTCTTGATGATTCTCAACCAGAAGGTTTCTTAGATGAGGCTGGTATTTCTCATATGAAACAACTGGAGGTTCTGAGGCAAGTGTTTAGGAAAGCTGGTGAAGCTGACATCCCTGGTGAG GTGCCGGATTACTTGTGTTGTAAAATCACACTTGATATCTTCCGTGATCCTGTCATTACTCCAAGTGGAGTTACGTATGAGAGAGCAGTGATCCTTGACCATCTTCAGAAG GTTGGTAAATTTGATCCAATCACACGCGAACCGCTTGATCAATCCCAACTTGTACCGAACTTGGCAATGAAGGAAGCAGTCCAAGCATACTTAGATAAACATGGTTGGGCTTACAAATTGGACTAA